Proteins encoded by one window of Nocardia goodfellowii:
- a CDS encoding flavin-containing monooxygenase, with protein MTPRNLPKVCVIGAGPSGITAAKRLQEFGIPFDCFEASDEVGGNWYFKNPNGMSACYQSLHIDTSKFRLAFEDFPAPDDWPDFPHHSQLFEYFKNYVDHFGVRDKIIFNTAVTAAERQSDGAWLITTSDGQTRGYDALIVCNGHHWDPRIPDYPGEFDGVLMHSHAYNDPFDPVDMRGKRVVVVGMGNSGLDIASELSQRFLAEQLIVSARRGVWVLPKYVHGTVGDKQSVPPWLPRKLALKLKQRFVRKFRGEMEFYGLPKPDHKPFEAHPSASEEFLHRAGCGDITFKPAITALEGPRVRFADDSTAEVDVIVCATGYHISFPFFSDPELVPDKDNRLPLFKQMMKPGVDNLFYLGLAQPLPTLVNFAEQQSKLVAAYLTGKYLPPPEADMRADIAAAEQNKRERYYDSPRHTIQIEFEPYVRDMFKEMARGAKRAAAAGNALPVPARVLEQAE; from the coding sequence TTGACTCCACGAAATCTCCCCAAGGTCTGTGTCATCGGCGCGGGACCATCCGGAATCACCGCCGCGAAACGCTTGCAGGAGTTCGGCATTCCGTTCGACTGCTTCGAAGCCTCCGACGAGGTCGGGGGAAATTGGTATTTCAAGAATCCGAACGGCATGTCGGCCTGCTACCAGAGTTTGCACATCGATACGTCCAAGTTCCGCTTGGCGTTCGAAGACTTTCCCGCGCCGGATGATTGGCCGGATTTCCCGCACCATTCGCAGCTGTTCGAATACTTCAAGAATTACGTCGACCACTTCGGTGTGCGCGACAAGATCATTTTCAATACCGCGGTGACCGCCGCCGAACGACAGTCCGACGGCGCCTGGTTGATCACCACCAGCGACGGGCAGACCCGCGGCTACGACGCTTTGATCGTCTGCAACGGCCACCATTGGGATCCGCGAATCCCCGATTATCCGGGCGAATTCGACGGTGTGCTGATGCACAGCCACGCCTACAACGACCCGTTCGATCCGGTCGACATGCGCGGCAAGAGGGTCGTGGTGGTGGGCATGGGCAACTCCGGCCTGGACATCGCCTCGGAGTTGTCCCAGCGCTTTCTCGCCGAGCAGCTCATCGTGTCGGCCCGGCGCGGGGTGTGGGTGCTGCCGAAATACGTGCACGGCACGGTCGGGGACAAGCAGAGCGTGCCTCCGTGGCTGCCCCGCAAACTGGCGCTGAAGCTCAAGCAGCGGTTCGTCCGGAAGTTCCGCGGCGAGATGGAGTTCTACGGTCTGCCCAAACCGGACCACAAGCCGTTCGAGGCGCATCCCTCGGCGAGTGAGGAGTTCCTGCACCGCGCCGGATGCGGCGACATCACCTTCAAGCCCGCCATCACCGCGCTGGAGGGCCCGCGCGTGCGCTTCGCCGACGACAGCACGGCGGAAGTCGACGTGATCGTCTGCGCCACCGGATATCACATCAGCTTCCCGTTCTTCTCCGACCCGGAGCTGGTGCCGGACAAAGACAATCGACTGCCGCTGTTCAAGCAAATGATGAAACCGGGCGTGGATAACCTGTTCTATCTCGGCCTGGCCCAACCGCTGCCGACCTTGGTGAACTTCGCCGAACAGCAGAGCAAGCTGGTCGCGGCCTATCTGACCGGGAAGTATCTACCGCCGCCGGAGGCGGACATGCGCGCCGACATCGCCGCGGCCGAACAGAACAAGCGCGAGCGCTACTACGACTCGCCGCGGCACACGATCCAGATCGAGTTCGAACCGTACGTCCGCGACATGTTCAAGGAAATGGCCAGGGGCGCCAAGCGTGCCGCCGCCGCGGGAAACGCGCTGCCGGTTCCCGCCCGCGTACTCGAGCAGGCGGAGTAG
- a CDS encoding serine hydrolase domain-containing protein encodes MTSTTATTSGSCTDRFSGLRQELENQLASGAELGASIAVVVDGEPVVDIWGGHLDPERTRPWAADTIVNVFSITKTMTALSALLLVDRGALDVRRKVAHYWPEFAANGKADIEIRHILGHTSGVSGWQPPITIEDIYDTEAAAARLAAQPPWWTPGTASAYHCLNYGHLVGEVVRRITGRTLGRFFAEELAGPLGADFHIGTGPEHRARIAPLIPPPALEFDMSLLDQESILVKTLTSPLLDVAAMTPTPQWQQAEIGAVNGHGNARSVARVQSLIANGGTLDGRKFLSGKTIDLIFEQQSDGVDQALMVPLRFGIGYGLPQPHTAPEVPEGRVCWWSGYGGSIVVNDLEHRMTFAYTMNKMEPGILGSARANAYLRAAYAAVRA; translated from the coding sequence ATGACATCAACCACCGCAACAACTTCGGGCTCCTGCACCGACCGATTCTCCGGTCTGCGTCAGGAATTGGAGAACCAGCTGGCCTCCGGCGCGGAACTGGGCGCGTCGATCGCCGTGGTCGTCGACGGCGAACCGGTCGTCGATATCTGGGGCGGGCATCTGGATCCGGAACGCACCCGGCCCTGGGCGGCCGACACCATCGTCAACGTCTTCTCCATCACCAAGACGATGACCGCGTTGTCCGCACTGCTGCTCGTCGATCGCGGCGCGCTGGACGTGCGCCGGAAGGTAGCGCACTACTGGCCCGAGTTCGCGGCGAACGGTAAGGCGGACATCGAGATTCGGCACATCCTCGGGCACACCTCCGGAGTGTCCGGATGGCAGCCGCCGATCACGATCGAGGACATCTACGACACCGAAGCCGCCGCCGCGCGCCTGGCTGCCCAGCCGCCGTGGTGGACGCCCGGTACCGCGTCGGCCTATCACTGTCTGAACTATGGGCATCTCGTCGGCGAGGTGGTGCGCCGGATCACCGGCCGCACCCTGGGCAGGTTCTTCGCCGAGGAGCTGGCCGGTCCGCTCGGCGCGGACTTCCACATCGGCACCGGACCCGAGCACCGAGCCCGGATCGCCCCGCTGATCCCGCCGCCCGCACTGGAATTCGACATGTCGCTGCTGGATCAGGAGAGCATCCTGGTCAAGACGCTCACCAGCCCACTGCTCGATGTGGCGGCGATGACGCCGACTCCGCAGTGGCAGCAGGCCGAAATCGGCGCCGTCAACGGGCACGGCAACGCGCGGTCGGTCGCCCGGGTGCAGTCGCTGATCGCCAACGGTGGCACGCTCGACGGCCGGAAGTTCTTGTCCGGCAAGACCATTGATTTGATCTTCGAGCAGCAGTCCGACGGGGTGGATCAGGCGCTGATGGTGCCGCTGCGTTTCGGCATCGGATACGGGCTGCCGCAGCCGCACACCGCGCCGGAAGTCCCCGAGGGCCGCGTCTGCTGGTGGTCGGGTTACGGCGGCTCCATCGTCGTGAACGACCTGGAACATCGAATGACGTTCGCCTACACCATGAACAAGATGGAGCCCGGCATCCTCGGCTCAGCACGGGCGAACGCCTACCTGCGGGCGGCCTACGCGGCGGTACGGGCGTGA